From a single Cyprinus carpio isolate SPL01 chromosome A3, ASM1834038v1, whole genome shotgun sequence genomic region:
- the LOC109047136 gene encoding prostaglandin E2 receptor EP1 subtype-like codes for MLAVQHWNSSALDVDERFSNQTQQVPGMALVPYRENQNTTTNPTAAGLSMTLGIISNIIALIILAKAYARLRKRSKATFLLFASSLVATDLAGHGIAGALVLRLYISGTTGGLNSQSDATCQFLGGSMVFFGLCPLFLGCIMAAERCMGVTRPLLHARMICTVHTKIVLVMIWLLALSVALLPFFHLGTYTYQSPGTWCFINVLDNTSITDVIFVLLFSGLGLAALAVALVCNTISGVTLVIARLRKNKCPRRSAKSHDIEMVAQLLGIMIASCICWSPLLIFGLISVIRSYSGPMGDDLETYRTLMVTGVRLASWNQILDPWVYILLRRAVLKKIYRITTGRSDLKGSTFRRWEISSFQNSMKSVINRS; via the exons ATGTTAGCCGTCCAACACTGGAACAGTTCAGCCCTGGATGTGGATGAAAGGTTCAGCAATCAGACCCAGCAGGTGCCTGGAATGGCACTGGTGCCCTATAGGGAAAACCAGAACACCACAACCAACCCCACGGCAGCGGGCCTGTCCATGACCCTGGGGATCATTTCCAACATCATAGCACTGATCATCCTGGCTAAAGCCTATGCTCGCCTCCGGAAGCGCTCGAAAGCCACGTTCCTGCTGTTCGCCAGTTCTCTGGTGGCTACGGACCTCGCTGGTCATGGTATTGCAGGTGCTCTGGTTCTGCGGCTCTACATTTCTGGCACCACCGGAGGACTTAATAGCCAATCCGACGCCACCTGCCAATTCCTGGGTGGGAGCATGGTGTTCTTCGGCCTGTGCCCGCTGTTTCTCGGATGCATCATGGCGGCAGAGCGGTGCATGGGCGTGACGCGGCCCCTCCTGCACGCCCGTATGATTTGCACGGTCCACACCAAGATAGTGCTGGTGATGATATGGCTGTTGGCTTTATCTGTAGCACTGCTGCCCTTCTTTCACCTGGGCACATACACCTACCAGTCCCCAGGGACCTGGTGCTTCATTAATGTGTTGGACAATACCAGCATCACAGACGTGATATTTGTGCTGCTGTTTTCCGGACTGGGACTGGCCGCACTGGCCGTGGCATTGGTCTGCAACACCATCAGCGGGGTGACGCTGGTGATCGCCCGTCTGCGCAAGAACAAGTGCCCCCGAAGATCCGCTAAATCACATGACATTGAGATGGTGGCACAGCTGCTGGGCATTATGATCGCTTCTTGCATCTGCTGGAGCCCTCTGCTG ATCTTCGGTCTGATTTCTGTCATCCGCTCGTACAGCGGCCCTATGGGGGATGATTTGGAAACCTACAGGACTTTAATGGTCACGGGAGTTCGTCTGGCCTCCTGGAACCAGATTCTGGACCCCTGGGTCTATATCCTTCTACGCCGGGCCGTCCTCAAAAAGATTTACCGCATAACCACCGGCCGCAGTGACCTTAAAGGGAGTACATTCCGGCGGTGGGAGATCAGCTCCTTCCAGAACTCCATGAAGAGTGTAATTAATCGGAGCTAA
- the ilf3b gene encoding interleukin enhancer-binding factor 3 homolog isoform X2, translating to MPPPIRHRSMRIFVNDDRHVMAKHSSIYPTQEELEGVQNMVSHTERALKAVSDWLDEQEKGNPKPNALESDGDGEKEIEVKSMEHPTRSLRGVMRVGLVAKGLLLKGDLDLELVLLCKDKPTITLLKKVSENLAVQLKVVTEEKYDVNPCIRDATIVIKNSKEPPLTLTINLTSPLVREEAEKQAAGETLSVIDPPDVLDRQKCLTALASLRHAKWFQARANGLRSCVIVIRILRDLCARVPTWAPLRGWPLELLCEKAIGTGIRPMGAGEALRRVLECLASGILMADGSGICDPCEKEPTDAIGHMDRQQREDITQSAQHALRLSAFGQLHKVLGMDPLPSKMPRKPRSETPIDYTVQIPPSTTYVPPMKRPIEEEEATDEKNPNKKKKKLQKKSPEEKAEPPQAMNALMRLNQLKPGLQYKLISQTGPVHVPVFTMAVEVDGKNFEASGPSKRTAKLHVAVKVLQDMGLPTGLEQKVAELVKQEEPVTTQETLPAVTQMEPEPAPTADSPTDESARQQGPILTKHGKNPVMELNEKRRGLKYELISETGGSHDKRFVMEVEIDGQKFQGSGSNKKVAKAYAALAALEKLFPEGSNSEANKKKKMPPMHPAGFGMVSGPPADMSINPRGRGRGRGRGRGRGFNNGGGFNQGGYGTYGYGGNNSGYSDFVSDSYGYHEFAT from the exons ATG CCGCCTCCCATTCGTCATCGCTCCATGCGCATCTTTGTGAACGATGACCGCCATGTGATGGCCAAGCACTCCTCCATCTATCCCACCCAGGAGGAGCTGGAGGGGGTGCAGAACATGGTGTCCCACACCGAACGTGCCCTCAAGGccgtctctgattggctggatgAGCAGGAGAAAGGAAATCCCAAACCGAATGCTTTGGAGTCCGATGGAGATGGCGAGAAAGAAAT TGAAGTAAAGTCAATGGAGCACCCCACACGTTCCCTGCGTGGAGTCATGCGTGTGGGGCTGGTAGCTAAAGGTCTCCTGCTGAAGGGAGATCTTGACCTAGAGCTTGTGCTGTTGTGCAAAGACAAACCCACCATCACCCTGCTGAAGAAAGTGTCTGAGAACCTCGCTGTGCAGCTTAAG GTCGTCACAGAAGAAAAATATGACGTTAATCCATGCATCCGCGATGCCACCATTGTCATCAAGAACTCCAAGGAGCCACCACTGACCCTCACCATTAACCTGACGTCACCTCTCGTGAGGGAGGAGGCTGAGAAGCAGGCTGCCGGAG AAACGCTATCAGTCATCGATCCCCCGGATGTACTGGACAGGCAGAAATGCCTGACTGCCTTGGCGTCCCTCCGCCACGCCAAGTGGTTCCAG GCCAGGGCTAATGGACTACGCTCCTGTGTGATTGTCATCCGTATCTTGAGGGACCTCTGTGCTCGAGTTCCTACCTGGGCCCCTCTGCGAGGATGG CCCTTAGAACTGCTCTGCGAGAAGGCGATTGGCACTGGGATTCGGCCAATGGGAGCTGGAGAAGCTCTCCGTAGAGTTCTTGAGTGTCTCGCATCTGGGATCCTCATGGCTG ATGGTTCAGGCATTTGTGACCCTTGCGAAAAGGAGCCAACAGATGCCATTGGTCACATGGATCGCCAGCAGCGGGAGGACATCACCCAGAGTGCCCAG CATGCCTTAAGGCTTTCAGCTTTTGGACAGCTGCACAAAGTGCTTGGCATGGACCCGCTTCCTTCAAAAATGCCCAGAAAACCAAGGAGTGAGACACCTATTGACTACACAG TTCAGATCCCACCCAGCACAACCTACGTGCCACCAATGAAACGCCCCATAGAGGAGGAGGAGGCTACTGATGAGAAGAATccaaacaagaagaagaagaaattgcaaaagaaat CTCCAGAGGAGAAGGCAGAGCCGCCGCAGGCCATGAATGCCCTGATGCGTCTGAACCAGCTGAAGCCGGGTCTACAGTACAAACTCATCTCTCAGACTGGGCCCGTCCATGTGCCGGTGTTTACTATGGCTGTAGAGGTGGACGGAAAGAACTTTGAGGCTTCTGGTCCCTCCAAACGCACTGCGAAACTACACGTAGCTGTCAAA GTGTTGCAAGATATGGGTCTGCCAACGGGATTGGAGCAAAAGGTAGCTGAACTGGTGAAACAGGAAGAGCCGGTGACCACACAGGAGACTTTGCCTGCTGTGACCCAAATGGAGCCAGAACCAGCACCAACTGCAGACAGCCCCACTGACGAG AGTGCTCGACAGCAGGGGCCCATCCTAACCAAACATGGAAAAAACCCCGTCATGGAGCTCAACGAAAAACGCAGAGGACTGAAGTACGAGCTCATCTCTGAGACGGGTGGAAGCCACGACAAGCGCTTCGTCATGGAG GTGGAGATCGACGGACAAAAGTTTCAGGGTAGCGGATCCAATAAAAAGGTGGCAAAGGCCTACGCAGCACTTGCAGCCCTGGAGAAGCTCTTCCCAGAAGGCTCCAACTCAGAAgcaaacaagaagaagaaaatgccTCCAATG CACCCCGCTGGATTTGGGATGGTGAGTGGGCCGCCTGCTGACATGTCAATCAATCCCAGGGGCAGAGGAAGAGGACGTGGCAGAGGCCGAGGTCGCGGATTTAATAATGGTGGAGGATTCAATCAAG GTGGATATGGGACGTATGGATATGGCGGCAATAACTCTGGCTACA GTGACTTTGTCTCAGACTCCTATGGCTACCACGAGTTTGCGACATAA
- the ilf3b gene encoding interleukin enhancer-binding factor 3 homolog isoform X1: protein MPPPIRHRSMRIFVNDDRHVMAKHSSIYPTQEELEGVQNMVSHTERALKAVSDWLDEQEKGNPKPNALESDGDGEKEIEVKSMEHPTRSLRGVMRVGLVAKGLLLKGDLDLELVLLCKDKPTITLLKKVSENLAVQLKVVTEEKYDVNPCIRDATIVIKNSKEPPLTLTINLTSPLVREEAEKQAAGETLSVIDPPDVLDRQKCLTALASLRHAKWFQARANGLRSCVIVIRILRDLCARVPTWAPLRGWPLELLCEKAIGTGIRPMGAGEALRRVLECLASGILMADGSGICDPCEKEPTDAIGHMDRQQREDITQSAQHALRLSAFGQLHKVLGMDPLPSKMPRKPRSETPIDYTVQIPPSTTYVPPMKRPIEEEEATDEKNPNKKKKKLQKKSPEEKAEPPQAMNALMRLNQLKPGLQYKLISQTGPVHVPVFTMAVEVDGKNFEASGPSKRTAKLHVAVKVLQDMGLPTGLEQKVAELVKQEEPVTTQETLPAVTQMEPEPAPTADSPTDESARQQGPILTKHGKNPVMELNEKRRGLKYELISETGGSHDKRFVMEVEIDGQKFQGSGSNKKVAKAYAALAALEKLFPEGSNSEANKKKKMPPMHPAGFGMVSGPPADMSINPRGRGRGRGRGRGRGFNNGGGFNQGGYGTYGYGGNNSGYNFFNNGGSNGGPVASGPGSSGPGTNLSSGGAAGATGFGSYYQSDGGYSSPTGTPKPAAKKPPMHQNTKPQGSGVGQGGSFGPYGQGFGPKKNFGPAQGGVGGGGGNFNYSTAYPSQVTGGQDYSYEGYSNQSNYGSQGGANQNFGGSSTSYNSGPAGYGRGDPSMNYQYR, encoded by the exons ATG CCGCCTCCCATTCGTCATCGCTCCATGCGCATCTTTGTGAACGATGACCGCCATGTGATGGCCAAGCACTCCTCCATCTATCCCACCCAGGAGGAGCTGGAGGGGGTGCAGAACATGGTGTCCCACACCGAACGTGCCCTCAAGGccgtctctgattggctggatgAGCAGGAGAAAGGAAATCCCAAACCGAATGCTTTGGAGTCCGATGGAGATGGCGAGAAAGAAAT TGAAGTAAAGTCAATGGAGCACCCCACACGTTCCCTGCGTGGAGTCATGCGTGTGGGGCTGGTAGCTAAAGGTCTCCTGCTGAAGGGAGATCTTGACCTAGAGCTTGTGCTGTTGTGCAAAGACAAACCCACCATCACCCTGCTGAAGAAAGTGTCTGAGAACCTCGCTGTGCAGCTTAAG GTCGTCACAGAAGAAAAATATGACGTTAATCCATGCATCCGCGATGCCACCATTGTCATCAAGAACTCCAAGGAGCCACCACTGACCCTCACCATTAACCTGACGTCACCTCTCGTGAGGGAGGAGGCTGAGAAGCAGGCTGCCGGAG AAACGCTATCAGTCATCGATCCCCCGGATGTACTGGACAGGCAGAAATGCCTGACTGCCTTGGCGTCCCTCCGCCACGCCAAGTGGTTCCAG GCCAGGGCTAATGGACTACGCTCCTGTGTGATTGTCATCCGTATCTTGAGGGACCTCTGTGCTCGAGTTCCTACCTGGGCCCCTCTGCGAGGATGG CCCTTAGAACTGCTCTGCGAGAAGGCGATTGGCACTGGGATTCGGCCAATGGGAGCTGGAGAAGCTCTCCGTAGAGTTCTTGAGTGTCTCGCATCTGGGATCCTCATGGCTG ATGGTTCAGGCATTTGTGACCCTTGCGAAAAGGAGCCAACAGATGCCATTGGTCACATGGATCGCCAGCAGCGGGAGGACATCACCCAGAGTGCCCAG CATGCCTTAAGGCTTTCAGCTTTTGGACAGCTGCACAAAGTGCTTGGCATGGACCCGCTTCCTTCAAAAATGCCCAGAAAACCAAGGAGTGAGACACCTATTGACTACACAG TTCAGATCCCACCCAGCACAACCTACGTGCCACCAATGAAACGCCCCATAGAGGAGGAGGAGGCTACTGATGAGAAGAATccaaacaagaagaagaagaaattgcaaaagaaat CTCCAGAGGAGAAGGCAGAGCCGCCGCAGGCCATGAATGCCCTGATGCGTCTGAACCAGCTGAAGCCGGGTCTACAGTACAAACTCATCTCTCAGACTGGGCCCGTCCATGTGCCGGTGTTTACTATGGCTGTAGAGGTGGACGGAAAGAACTTTGAGGCTTCTGGTCCCTCCAAACGCACTGCGAAACTACACGTAGCTGTCAAA GTGTTGCAAGATATGGGTCTGCCAACGGGATTGGAGCAAAAGGTAGCTGAACTGGTGAAACAGGAAGAGCCGGTGACCACACAGGAGACTTTGCCTGCTGTGACCCAAATGGAGCCAGAACCAGCACCAACTGCAGACAGCCCCACTGACGAG AGTGCTCGACAGCAGGGGCCCATCCTAACCAAACATGGAAAAAACCCCGTCATGGAGCTCAACGAAAAACGCAGAGGACTGAAGTACGAGCTCATCTCTGAGACGGGTGGAAGCCACGACAAGCGCTTCGTCATGGAG GTGGAGATCGACGGACAAAAGTTTCAGGGTAGCGGATCCAATAAAAAGGTGGCAAAGGCCTACGCAGCACTTGCAGCCCTGGAGAAGCTCTTCCCAGAAGGCTCCAACTCAGAAgcaaacaagaagaagaaaatgccTCCAATG CACCCCGCTGGATTTGGGATGGTGAGTGGGCCGCCTGCTGACATGTCAATCAATCCCAGGGGCAGAGGAAGAGGACGTGGCAGAGGCCGAGGTCGCGGATTTAATAATGGTGGAGGATTCAATCAAG GTGGATATGGGACGTATGGATATGGCGGCAATAACTCTGGCTACA ATTTCTTTAATAATGGAGGGTCTAATGGTGGACCGGTGGCCTCAGGTCCTGGATCATCAGGTCCAGGCACAAACCTGTCTTCTGGGGGAGCAGCAGGGGCGACTGGTTTCGGCTCGTATTATCAGAGTGACGGCGGCTACTCGTCCCCTACCGGAACCCCCAAACCGGCCGCTAAGAAGCCACCCATGCACCAAAACACCAAGCCTCAAGGATCCGGAGTTGGCCAAGGGGGTTCCTTTGGTCCGTACGGCCAGGGCTTTGGACCGAAAAAGAACTTCGGTCCGGCTCAAGGTGGTGtaggaggaggaggtggaaaCTTCAACTACAGCACTGCTTATCCCTCACAGGTGACCGGAGGACAGGACTACAGCTATGAAG GTTACAGCAACCAGTCAAACTACGGTTCACAGGGCGGAGCCAACCAGAATTTCGGTGGTAGCTCCACCTCCTATAACAGTGGACCAGCCGGGTACGGCCGGGGCGATCCCAGTATGAACTACCAGTATCGATAA
- the LOC109047443 gene encoding phenylalanine--tRNA ligase alpha subunit yields MADNGLLESVLRLVEKVDGGTDSQDVAADLGVDHQVIVGAVKSLQALGEVISAEQKSSRHWELTGEGREIAEQGSHEARVFNAIPDEGLPQNQLMKMPSGKVGFSKAMSNKWIRLDKAHEGGPRVFKTVEAIEDTVRDKLQLVQKGQSAKLEDKEKNELKKRKLLSEVTVKSYWITKGSSFSTTITKQETELTPEMIASGSWKEKKFKPYNFEAMGVAPDCGHLHPLMKVRTQFRQIFLEMGFTEMPTNNFIESSFWNFDSLFQPQQHPARDQHDTFFISDPALAHEFPQDYLERVKKVHSEGGYGSQGYKYDWKIEEAQKNLLRTHTTAVSARMLYKLAQQEKFTPVKYFSIDRVFRNETLDATHLAEFHQIEGVVADYGLTLGNLMGILHQFFTKLGITKLRFKPAYNPYTEPSMEVFSYHEGLKKWVEVGNSGVFRPEMLLPMGLPEGVSVIAWGLSLERPTMIKYGINNIRELVGHKVNLQMVYDSPICRLDS; encoded by the exons ATGGCTGATAACGGGCTTTTGGAATCGGTCTTACGGCTGGTGGAGAAGGTGGACGGCGGCACTGACAGCCAGGATGTGGCCGCGGATCTCGGGGTGGATCATCAGGTGATCGTCGGCGCGGTGAAGAGCCTGCAGGCGCTGGGAGAG GTGATCTCGGCAGAGCAGAAGTCCTCCAGACACTGGGAGCTGACAGGAGAGGGCCGTGAGATCGCAGAGCAGGGCAGTCATGAGGCCCGGGTGTTCAACGCCATCCCGGACGAGGGTCTGCCACAGAACCAACTCATG AAAATGCCGAGCGGGAAGGTTGGTTTCAGCAAAGCCATGTCTAACAAATGGATCCGTCTGGATAAAGCTCACGAGGGAGGACCAAGAGTCTTCAAAACC gtggaAGCTATCGAGGACACAGTAAGGGACAAACTACAGCTGGTGCAGAAGGGACAGTCGGCAAAACTGGAAGACAAAGAAAAGAATGAACTCAAGAAACGTAAACTGCTATCTGAAGT GACGGTTAAGTCGTACTGGATCACTAAAGGCAGCAGCTTCAGTACCACCATCACCAAACAAGAGACAGAGCTCACTCCGGAGATGATTGCCAG tggCAGCTGGAAGGAAAAGAAGTTCAAGCCGTATAATTTCGAGGCGATGGGTGTCGCTCCAGACTGCGGTCACCTGCACCCGCTCATGAAGGTCCGGACGCAGTTCAGGCAGATCTTCCTGGAGATGGG ATTCACAGAGATGCCCACCAATAACTTCATCGAGAGCTCCTTCTGGAACTTCGACTCTCTGTTCCAGCCCCAGCAGCACCCAGCTAGAGACCAGCACGACACCTTCTTCATCTCGG ACCCAGCCCTTGCTCACGAGTTTCCTCAGGACTATTTGGAGAGAGTGAAGAAGGTTCATTCTGAAGGAGGTTATGGATCTCAGGG ATACAAATATGACTGGAAGATTGAAGAAGCTCAGAAGAACCTCCTGCGAACGCACACCACGGCGGTCAGCGCTCGCATGCTGTATAAACTCGCACagcag GAGAAGTTCACACCGGTGAAGTACTTTTCCATCGATAGAGTTTTCCGTAATGAAACTCTGGACGCCACACACTTGGCAGAGTTTCACCAGATCGAGGGAGTGGTGGCCGACTACGGCCTCACGCTGGGAAACCTCATGGGCATCCTGCACCAGTTCTTTACCAAACTAG gaATCACAAAATTGCGCTTCAAGCCTGCGTACAACCCCTACACCGAGCCAAGTATGGAGGTCTTCAGCTATCATGAAG GTCTGAAGAAGTGGGTGGAGGTGGGTAACTCTGGGGTCTTCAGGCCTGAAATGCTGCTGCCCATGGGTTTGCCTGAGGGGGTGTCAGTCATCGCCTGGGGTCTGTCCTTGGAAAG ACCCACCATGATCAAGTACGGAATCAACAACATCCGAGAGCTCGTGGGCCACAAAGTGAACCTCCAGATGGTGTACGACAGCCCAATATGTCGACTTGACTCTTAA